From the genome of Pseudomonas sp. FP453:
CGCACGGCGGTTTTCAGCTCGGCGGCGGCAGTGGCGCAATCGGCGGAACGCTTGGCAAACAGGGCTTTGAGTTCTGGGTGCTTGATATCTTCAGCACACTCCTTGAAACCCTTTTGGCCGTCGATGCTGGTCTCGATCAGGTCGTTCAGTACGGAGATCGATTCTTTATTGATGTCAGTCATTTTTCAATTCCTTGTACGGGTTAGAAGGTTGTCTTAATGGTTGCAGCGCCCGTGCCAGGTTTTCAAAAAACAAATTAGTCTTTATTTTCAATTAGTTACGATAAATTGAACCATCTGTATGTACGTTATTTGCATGATCTGTCAATTGGCCTTCATGCAGAATGCCTGTATTTTCCAGGGTCTCGACTCAATCGTCTGAAGTCCCATGAACCCCGAAAAACTCGAACTGCTGATCACCCGCCAAATGCCTTTCGGCAAGTACAAAGGGCGGATCATCGCCGACCTGCCCGGCCCCTACTTGAACTGGTTTGCCCGTGAAGGGTTCCCCCACGGCGAGCTGGGGGGGCTGCTGGCCCTGATGCAGGAAATCGACAGCAACGGCCTCGCCGAATTGCTCGAACCGCTGCGCGCCAAACACGGCAAACCCGCCCCTCGCCATTAAGAGCCCTGCCATGCCAAGGAATGCCGATAACGAACACCACTGGCACACCGTTGCCCAGCGCTATGAGCTGGAGCCCGGGCCGATCAACCTGGAAAACGGCTACTTCGGCCGTATGAGCCGCGTCGTGCGCGCGCAGTACCTGGAGCATGTGGCGTTTATCAACCGCAGCAACTCGCTGTATGTACGCCAGCGCTTCGAGCAGGGCGAAAACCTCGAGATCCGCCGCCAACTGGCCGAGCTGATCAATGCCGACCCAGAGTCCGTGGCCTTCACCCGCAACGCCACCGAAGCCTTGCAGTCGCTGATCCGCAACTACAACCGCCTGCAACCGGGTGACCAGGTGTTGATCAGTGACCTGGAGTACGACACGGTCAAAGGCGCCATGCGCTGGTTGGCGGGCGTTCGCGGTGTGGAGGTGATCGAACTGTCCCACGCACACCCGGCCAGTTTCGACAGCCTGGTGCAGACTTATCGTGATGCCTTCGCCCAGTACCCGCGTTTAAAGCTGATGGCGCTGACCCACGTCACCCATCGCACCGGCCTGGTGATGCCCGTTGCAGCGATTGCCAAGGCCGCGCGTGAACACGGCGTGGACGTGATCCTCGACGGTGCTCACGCCCTGGGCCAGATCGACTTCAACCTCGCCGAACTGGGCATTCAATTCGCCGGTTTCAACCTGCATAAATGGATCGGCGCGCCGCTGACCCTGGGCTTTCTGTACATCGCCCCCGAGCGCCTGGCCGACATCGACCCGGACATGGGCGAGTTTCACTACCCCATCAGCGACGTACGCGCACGCACGTCCTACAGCACGCCGAACTTTCCGGCGCTGATGACGTTGCCGCTGGTGTTTGAGGAGCATCGTGCCTTGGGCGGCTCGGCGGCCAAAGGTGCGCGGGTCAATTACCTGCGGGACCTGTGGGTGAGCCAGGTGCGGCCGTTGGCGGGAATCGAGGTGCTGACGTCGGATGATCCACGGCTGTATTGCGGGATTACGGCGTTCAAGTTTGTCGGGCGGGATCAGCAGGTGATGGCAGATCGCTTGCTCAAGGAGTACGACCTGTTCACCACCACCCGAGTGGGCGCGGCGTTTGGCACCTGCATAAGGGTGACGCCAGGGTTGGTCACTTCGGCGGCGGATATCAATGTCTTGGTCAACGCCATCACCGAGCTAAACACCGATTAAAACTGTGGGAGCTGGCTTGCCTGCGATAGCGGTAGCTCAGTCACCCTTGTATTGGCTGACAGACCGCCATCGCAGGCAAGCCAGCTCCCACATTGATCATTCCCACAGTTGCTTAGCGGTAATTTTCAGGCAAAAAAAAGCGGTACACCGACCAAGTGCACCGCCAAAAATGCCGTTAAGCACAGCAACAACGATT
Proteins encoded in this window:
- a CDS encoding DUF3820 family protein, with translation MNPEKLELLITRQMPFGKYKGRIIADLPGPYLNWFAREGFPHGELGGLLALMQEIDSNGLAELLEPLRAKHGKPAPRH
- a CDS encoding aminotransferase class V-fold PLP-dependent enzyme — translated: MPRNADNEHHWHTVAQRYELEPGPINLENGYFGRMSRVVRAQYLEHVAFINRSNSLYVRQRFEQGENLEIRRQLAELINADPESVAFTRNATEALQSLIRNYNRLQPGDQVLISDLEYDTVKGAMRWLAGVRGVEVIELSHAHPASFDSLVQTYRDAFAQYPRLKLMALTHVTHRTGLVMPVAAIAKAAREHGVDVILDGAHALGQIDFNLAELGIQFAGFNLHKWIGAPLTLGFLYIAPERLADIDPDMGEFHYPISDVRARTSYSTPNFPALMTLPLVFEEHRALGGSAAKGARVNYLRDLWVSQVRPLAGIEVLTSDDPRLYCGITAFKFVGRDQQVMADRLLKEYDLFTTTRVGAAFGTCIRVTPGLVTSAADINVLVNAITELNTD